The Acinonyx jubatus isolate Ajub_Pintada_27869175 chromosome B3, VMU_Ajub_asm_v1.0, whole genome shotgun sequence genomic interval CGTGAAATCTCTGGATTTTTATGTAAGGCTCTTCTAAAAAAcgaaaaccccaaaccaaaaaaacccaacagtcGCAAACCAGTGCTGTGCAAACCAGCCAGGCCCTGTGTGCGGGCTCCAGTGGACAGTCCCGTCTCTGTCCCTAGGGCGGGGCTGTGCGTCCTCAGACCTCTCCTACCTGTTAGGGAGACGGCTGGGACGGACAGAGAACCGTGTTCAGGCGCCACATccaccccctcccagcctggCGTGCTGGGTAGACGCCTCATCCCCTGGGAGCTCCCGTCCCCTCCCGCGTGAGATGAGGGATGGGGGGAGCGCCTCCTGTACCTTCTTCTGAGAAGTTGAACATAAAATGCAAGTCAAGGGCTCTTACCATCAGCACCCGCCTCCCTAGCCCACCTGGCGGCCGGAGGGGTCACATTCCTCATCCCTGATGGCGGGGCCGGTGGGGATGGGAGGATGCCAGCACCGGCAGGTGAGAGCCCTCGGCCAGGTCACAGACTGCTCGCCGTGTCCTCACAGGGTGGAAGGGGCGAGGGGGCATCATCTCATTCACGAGGAtgccaccctcatgacctaagtGCCTCCTGAGGGTGGCCTCCTGATCCCATCACATCAGGCctcaggatttcaacatatgatctgggcgggggcgaggggggggggggacacaatgGAGACCACAGCTCTGGGGTTCCTGCGACAGCCCTGTGAATTAGGTGGCATTCCCACTCTATACGTGGGGACATTAACTGGCTGATCCGTTCATGAGCTTAACCAGCTACTACGTGTTTTCAGAGTGCCGGGGGCAGGGACCGGGGTCTCCAGCCGGCTGGGCCACCCGTTCCAgcccctctgtcctccctccccaggtGTGGTCTTTCCCTACCAGCACCCCCAGGGCCGCTACCTGCTCAACTTCCGTGAGGCCCAGCGGGCGTGTGAGGAGCAGGACGCGGTGGTGGCCTCCTTCGAGCAGTTATTCCGGGCCTGGGAGGAGGGCCTGGACTGGTGTAACGCGGGCTGGCTGCAGGACGCCTCGGTGCGGTACCCCGTCACGCTGGCCCGGCAGCCCTGCGGTGGCCTGGGCCTGGCGCCCGGGGTGCGCAGCTACGGCCCGCGTCACCGCCGCCTGCACCGCTATGACGTGTTCTGCTTCTCCGCTGCCCTCAAGGGTGAGTGCCGTGGCCAGGCACAGGCCAGGGGTGGGAGGGCGGCATCTGGGGGAACGTTAGGACCTCCCTGCCCGCTCTGCCCGCACCTTCGCCTGGAGGTCTGGAGCACCTGCCGACACTGAAGCCACGTCTGGCTGAGTGTTTGAGTGCTTTGCTGCTGTTTCACACCAATCGCTGGTTTCCTCGTTCATCAGATGTGTTTTGAGAGCCTACTGCGTGCTAGGGCCCAGCCTAGGCTCTGGGCATCATAGACAAATACAGCATCGTCTGTCCCACAAAGAGGATCATTTCAtgggaagataaaaacagacatggATTCACGGTCACTCAGAAGAGTGTCcgggcacgtagtaggtgctcagtaagtgacTGAGTGGGCGAGAGACTCCGATTGGTCCAGCCTAGGTGGGGTGCCCACCCAGGGTGCAATTAAGAGTGGGGTGGAGCACAGACACGACTGGAGGGACTGGAGGGACCCCAGCCCCATAGCAGATGGGATGGGACTCTCAGAGAAGGGGTCAGAACTGGGAAGGTATCCCCTGAATATCCATGGCAGAACCCCCTGGGCTCCTAATTGCTAGGCCTTTGGAGACTGGCATTTCtgcagctccccccccccccccccccccccgtcctctCTGGCTGCCCCCTGCGCTGCCCCACCCTCACACCCCACTTTCCCACAGGGCAGGTGTACTACCTGGACCACCCTGAGAAGCTGACGCTGGCCGAGGCCAAGGAGGCCTGCCAGGAAGATGGCGCCCGGATTGCCAAGGTGGGCCAGCTCTTTGCCGCCTGGAAGTTCCGTGGCCTGGACCGCTGTGATGCCGGCTGGCTGGCAGATGGCAGCGCCCGCTACCCTGTGGTTCACCCGCGTCCCAACTGCGGGCCCCTGGAGCCTGGTGTCCGAAGCTTCGGCTTCCCAGACCCGCGCAGCCGCAGGTACGGCGTTTACTGCTACCGCCCACGCTAGTCCCCGCGCACCTGCTGTCCGCACGGGCCCCGCACCCTCCCCTCTCAGGCTCTATTTATTGAGTGGTTCCTTGTTCCTTGCAGGTTGGGGCCAtttttgtattgcttttatacttctcaaattaaaaacaaattttgaaattgcggagttttttttttgtttgtgttttggtaaATCCAAGATTCCAAATCCTCCTCCCTTTGCTCTGGCGGAGACCTCAaggctctcccctctccccaggaatccctctgcccctctcctccaggacATTGGAGGTTCCTGGGCTCACGAGGGCTCTCTGCCATCACTGAATGTAGCCCCTGTCCCTGCCCTAGGGAGGCCAGCACCACCCAGAGGGGGCAGTGACCGGTGGTGGCTgcggctcccctccccctcagcctgggggcggggcggggcagggcagggcgtggggaggggggggctgggCATTGGGCCTTGTGGTCTCCTGCCTGCTGCCACTTGTCGGTGGAGCTGCCGGCTCAGGTCAGCACCCCTGAGGAGGACATGGGTCCCTCGGCTTCTGTGTGGAGTCCCAGGAAAGGGAGCGGTTTCCCTCCCCAGTGTTACCTTCTCTCTTCGTTCCAAAGAAACTGCATTCTGTTCTCACTTTTCCCCGTTTGGGGAGCGGCCCTCACGTGTGTGTACTTTCTTGGGATGATGAATGGTGCTGAGACCCGGCCCCTCCCCGTGTCTGGCTCTCGGCCTCATTCAGCCTGGAGGAGGCTCGTTCTGGCTCACCGGCCCCGTGGCACAGCCTGTGTCGGTGCTGGCCCTGCGGCTGGAGGCCCCGGCCGGCTTTGCCGCCATCTCTACTCCCAGACCGTGTGTCTGGGCCCAGAAGAGAGGGAGGTGCCtctcaggggacagaggaggctgTGCCCCACCCCGAGGATCTCAGAGACCAGCCCCCTCTGTGTCTCaccctctgctccccctcccccagcctcaggaAGCCAGACCCGCTGCCCCTGTTCAGGCACACCCCGGGCACTCTCAGTAAGTTATACAGCCTTTCTTCACGTAGGCccttgcttctcaaagtgtggccagGCAGCATCCCTGGGAAAttactagaaatgcaaatttctcGGCCCCAGACCAGCTGAGTCACAAACCCTCTTGGttctgatgtagtcccaactCAAGGTCTGTTGGGGGAATCCATAAGCGATTGAAATCGTTTTcattgaagggcgcctgggtggctcagtcggttaagtggccagctttggctcaggtcatgatctcacggcccgtgggttcgagcccaccaCTATGTCTGTGGTTTTCAAATTTGAGCCTGCatagattctgtgtcaccctctctctgaccctcccctgttcatgctctgtctctccctgtctcaaaaataaataaaacgttaaaaaaaaagaaaagaaaagaaatcgtTTTCGTTGATATTCTACAGCCTACTTAAGGGCAGGATGCCCAGACCTTTTTGCCGGTGGCCAGCTAACTAGCTAACCGCAACTACGTGTAGGCAAAGATTCACCATTTCCAGGCTGTCGTCAACTGTTTTCGTTCCCTCTCATAAATCCTGATTTTGCCTCTGCTCTTGACTTACTCTACCCACCAACTCCTGTGTGAGCAGTCTGCCATCAAAGAACCAAACTATGCAAAGTGACCAGACGTCTCGTTAACTCAAGTGAGTTAACGGTCATGGTCCTTTGACCACGTGCCAGCTTGCAAATCCACACACAGCACCCGTTggctttctcacacacacaccgtCCATCAAACGTACAGGCACCCTCACAAAAATAAAGCACAACAGGTGTGACTATGCCAGGCCTTCTGGACAGACAAGATTCACCCAACTCGGGATCATTTGCTCAAAACGCGTTCCCAACTGCCTCCGTTCCTTAAGAGCCCCTTTCGGTAGTCCTCAGACCCTGGTtgccttctctttaaaaaaaagaagggaaaagaaaagaaatagatctCTTCCaatgtctttattattataattatcataatctcgttttcaaaaatataaataggtGCACGGAACTCTGGTGCCTGCACAgtcccgggggtgggggaggggggagagggggtggggggcactccCCCTGGGAAGGAAgtgccccccacccagccctgccgAGATCGACACCTGCTCTGGTGGCAGACCCGGGTGGGAGGACGCTGGAAGAGGGACCCTGGGAGGGAACCTGGCCCCCACGCAGCGGAAGATCCCTCCAATggctctctcctgccccctcacccTCGGCGGAACCCGCCCCCTCTCTCCCAGGCTTCTCCCTCCTGGATGCAGATGGTGCGGCCCTCCTGGGTCCTCATCCAATACATTCAGCTGCGGTTTGGGCTCCAGTTCTtcgtgcccctccctccctccctccctcctccctagcTCTCCCTGGAGGTGAAAGAACCAACGATTGCACTGCTCTTGGATAAAgtcaggaaacaaaaaataatcttctTTATTTAACTtaacccctccccttctccccctgtcCCTGCGCTGGTCCCTGGAAAGGCACAACGGGAGATTGAAGAAATGTCTCTAAACTCAGTCCACGGGTTACAATACGTTTGCTTGGCTTTGGCACTGGGGGGAAAATCAGATGCAGTTCTGGCGatttgggagggggtggggggctgggtgggtgcATACACAATGtgggatttgtttttttccttctttaatggaATTCCTTATATGACAGAAAGCGACAAGAAGAGGACCCCATCCGTGTGGGATGTCAGCCTGGCGAGGCTCCTGGGCTCAGCATCCTGGGCGCGTCCGGGATGCTTTCAGTGGGCAGTGCTGGGGCGGCTCCTCCGGGCGGGCCGTGAGCTCCGCTTCTGTAGTCTGCGCTTGTACGTGGAGGCTGCAGTGAAAGGGAGACGGGGGAATCTTGACCGCTTGGAAGGGAGCTGGGCCGGCCTCACCCCTCCCCGCTCGTCCCTTCTCTGTCGCCTCCCCTCCCCGCAGAAAGCATGGGCTCGAGGAGGCAACCTGACCTCCCCGCtctctggttttgattttttcttgGCACCAACTTGGGCTAAAGGGGCTTTGAGGTGCTGTCAGAAGGGAAAGCGGGCCACCTGCGCTTTCCTTCATCCTCGCCCGAAAGCGAgccctccctgagggcaggggggGGAGAGTGTGATTGAGCCCAGGGATGGTGCAGACAGCTGGTGTTCAGGATCCCCAGGCGAGGGCCAGCTGCTGCTGTGCTGCCGGAACAGGAAGGAGGACAGGGGGGCAGGATCTAACGCTGTGCCCGGCGAGGGTGGAGAGGGGTGGTGCTCACGGTCTGTGCAGGTGATCCGAGGCTCCTCCCAGTGCCCGCTGGGCTGGCACCGGATGGTGGGCACATGGCGCTGGACAAAGCCCTCAGTGCACTGGTACCGAACCAGGGAATTGATTTCGTACCGGTCCTTCTTCTGCCCGAAGGTCCTGGCGTGCTCCACCACCGGGGGGTCTCCACAGGCCACTGAGGGGCAAACACCCTTGAGAAAGAGCTCTCAGAGGGACGCATGCCAGTGATGAGCCCGCATGGTCCCCTGTGGCTGCGAtgagacagcccagagcccaaggaaGGGGCACTGAGCCTGGACACCCGGCCACCAGCACCGGTGGCTGGCAAAGGGGCATTTTCACGGCGTGCCGAGAATCTGGAAACCACTGGTTATAATGTCTGGGGTTCTCAGTGATTTAGACCAGCAGGGTGGGAATAGAAGGAGGGTCTTGAGGGGGCGAGGAAAAGACAACAGGGACGGAGAAAGGTGGGAACGGCGGGGCAAGCCAGGCAGATCTTCTGCGACTTCTTTACGAAAACGGCCAGTataggagggcacctgggtggctcaggttgtgatctcacggttcgtgagttcgagccccgcatcagggtctctggtgtcagcacagagcccgcttcagaacctctgtctccctctctctctctcaaaaataactaaacattaaaaagaaagaaagaaagaaagaaaacagccagTATAGGGAAGAGGGACGGAAAGGAGGGGCATGTTCTACCAGCACCTCTAATatccccagactctgagctgaggATGGGGGCCTGACAACCAAAGAGAATGGGGCTCCCCACCCATGTGCCATCGTGGGTGACTTTCTTGTGTCGGTGCCCAggggactctgtgtgtgtgtgtgtgtgtgtgtgtgtgtgtgtgtaggggctGGTCTGTCCTCCAGCCTGTGACCATCACCTGTCCCTGTCAACGGTCCCTAGGAGTGGACCTGCTCTTGTCTTTGGCCCTGGGACACTAGACCCCCCGGGTCGGCGGTGAAGGGCCATCAGCAGTCAGGAGACGGGGGACTCCCCCCAGGTCCCATGGCAGGAGCCGAAAGTCTTGACTCCAACCAGGCTGGACCCCTCCCAGGTGGCTGCTCACCTGTGCCCTTTTTACACGTGAAGGGCAGGTAGTAATTGCAGGGAACGTCATTCCACTCTCCCTTCTCGTGCCAGATCATCACCACGCAGTCTTCTCCGCTGACGAAGAAGTTGTCCGGCTGGTTGGGGCGCCAGTTCTCAAATTgctgccgggggtggggtggaggggggcaggggtgaggataAGGCAGGAGCTTGACGCCGCCTTCTTCTCAGTCCCTCACCATGAGCCCATGCCGCTCCCCCTCCGGCAGCGGCTGGTCTCACTGCTGCCTCGCTTAGGTAGGATTGGGCGGTAGAGACATGGCTCTGTGGCCATTCACCTCTTCCAGGGAGCCTTCCCTGATGTCCTCGGCTGACCTGTAGCGCTGAGTACATGTACTGTCTACTTGGCATCTATATTGCTTTCCGTCTGCCCGCCTCCTCGGGCAGACTCGAGTCCTCTGCGGGCAAGGGAGCCCTCTAAAGCTTCCACGTGGCCCTTCTGGTGGTGTGCCTTCATTCCATCATTGCCCTCCTCGTCCCCCTCTTCCCAGCCGGTGTTCACTCGACTTGCCCGGCCCTGGGCCGGTCTCCAGAGGCAGAGATGAACCACACACGgtccctgcccccagggctcCCAGCCCAGCAGCTGCTCAGTGAGTGTATGTGGTCTGACCATGTCCCTCTCTGGGggtctctgctccctcccctcctctgggccACCAACTCTTCCCCGGGGCTCACCAAGGAGTGTCCGTCTGACCAGCGGAAGTCCCCTTCGATGGTCCTGTCGTTCAGGCCGATCCACTGGTAGTCTTGGGCATTGTCTAGAGAGAGGTGTGGGTGTTGGGCATGGTGCTGGACACCCTGAGGGTGTCTGATAAACCGAGGCAGAGAGGATGGAGGGGTGGCAGGGGGTAGGCGGGCTCCTGGGAGCACGACACCTACTTCTAAGGCCCTGACAAGGCTCTCCGCACATGCACGTCCGGAGTGCACTTCAGCCACCACCCAAGCTGGTGAAGACTGGTGACAGCCACGGGCTTAGTCTGGCACTGACCGTGGCACGTGGTGGGCTTCCGGTGCGGCCCTGGTTGCGGAAACACCCTtccacccctccctgcaccccccccgCGGCCTCTCTGGGTCCAAGTCTGCTGACGTCTGGCGGGTGAGGCCCCGCCGCACTCACTGTTGACAAACTCCTGCTCCTCCGGGGTGACAATGCTGCTCAGGTGTGACTGCTGTGCCCGACACCGGCTCTCCGCATCCACCCAGCTCTCACGGTCGGGGAAGTAGCGGTAGCAGTGGCCCTGGAACTTGGTCCAGCCCTCCTCACACAGCTCTTGGTCTGCAACACAGGTCGGGGGCTTGAAGAGAGAGGCCCCGGGGCCGACTGGGCGTGCCCAGTGCCGCCAGTCTTTCGCCAGATTCCTACATCCACCCGGCCTTCAGTGTCCGTCCTTGAAGGGAGAGGCCCATACGGATGAGGTTGAAGTTGGAAGCCAGGAAGGCCTGGCCCCGGAGCCCCAGAGCCTCCGGGCACATCTCCACCCTTTCTCTCCCTGAtgtcgccccccacccccaccccaccccagagcttTTCTGCTCTGCAGGGCTGGAGAAAAGAGGTGGCGAGGTGGGAGGTGTTGAGGTTGAGGCCCAACATGGGTCAGAGGCTCCCAGGAGCCccggggagggaagcagggagctATAGGGAGTgtgtgagggaggcagggagctgcAGGCAGCGCCGGGGGCGTGAAACGGCACTtcgggtggggacagagggacagaagtAAGTCTGCTTTGGGTTTAAAGATGACTCAAAGCTCTAAGTCTGTCGATCTGAGCTGCGCCCAGGATACCTGCCTCTTTCTCAGAGGAGGAGGTAGCCAGCCCGGGGTCCTTGACCCAGGGGCCCcggctttttatttaatttctggagAGCAGGTGAAAAGAGGGAGGAGCTTCTCTCCTCACAAACCTATGTGGGTAATGGGTTCTGAGTTCAGGGGAAGGGACTGGTTTGGAGATCTTGGAGCAGGCTGAGGGGACGGAcggaggcaggggcaggagccGGCTCTTGGGAGTGcgtctccccatctctgcccccagCGACATCTCACTGGTAGCCGGAAATTGGTCCTGGCGGGAGTGTTATAAACCTGGGAGATTGGCAGGCGCTATGCGTCAGGGCTCCTGCTTCCTCTTCAGGAGCCAGTTGCTAAACAGCAGCCAGCACACCAGCAGACAGAGGGAATTCTaagaccccctcctcctccttctcctgggggt includes:
- the HAPLN3 gene encoding hyaluronan and proteoglycan link protein 3; translation: MCPLLLLYLLPCVSGLPFYNGFYYSKPNGWNLGNSHGEGVFNGVRLVVETPEETLFSSRGANVTLPCHYHYEPALLSPRPVRIKWWKLSENGAPEQDVLVAIGLRHRSFGDYRGRVCLQQDREREVSLQIGDLRPEDYGRYRCEVIDGLEDESGLVELELRGVVFPYQHPQGRYLLNFREAQRACEEQDAVVASFEQLFRAWEEGLDWCNAGWLQDASVRYPVTLARQPCGGLGLAPGVRSYGPRHRRLHRYDVFCFSAALKGQVYYLDHPEKLTLAEAKEACQEDGARIAKVGQLFAAWKFRGLDRCDAGWLADGSARYPVVHPRPNCGPLEPGVRSFGFPDPRSRRYGVYCYRPR